DNA sequence from the Bacteroidales bacterium genome:
TAATAATGTTTTTATAGAAGCCTCTCCGGGTTATTTCTATGTGAGCAGGGAAAACTTCATGAAGTACAGGCAAAAACGGAGAACCAGGGCGATCTACATTCTTTCTGCTTTCATTGCAGTAATAGTTATTAGCTATTTGTTCCTGTAACCTTTCACCAGTAAAGTACAATTGAATTGAAGGTTGGCAAATATCATAAGCTCACCTGATTCTTATTTTTTCAGACCAACCCTTTTTACACCTGAATAATTTAAAGTCTTTTTTTCTTTAATAAAATCAATCAGGGTCTGAGCACCAGTTGTAAACGTGCTATTTCCCGGATCTCTGTGGTCAAATTTGTAGCTTGCTGAAATATAACTATTTAAACCAACACTATAATCTTTCACCGGATCCAGGATTTTTCCGTTCATATCTTTCATCTCCACACCTACACAACTTCCCTTTTCATCCAGGATAACTTCATAGGTGATTCCGGAAACTTCAAGATCAATACTCTTCTCCCTGTTATACGCATTACAAATCAGTGATGTCATCTCATCAACATTCATCTTGTAGATAACAATCAGGTTGCCAAATGGATCCAGTTTGTAAACATCCTTTAACCTGATTTCTCCTTCGGGGATTGAAGAAATCCGAATTCCTCCTGTATTCTGAAAAGCAATATCCAACTTAAGCTGAGAAGTAATGGCATCAGTCATCAGGCTTCCTAATTCATCTTCACCTGCAATAGGTTTCTCTGCAAAACCGATAATCACATTGAGCTCTTTATTATCATTGTATTGATCAATCAATGCCTGGACTTCAGGTTTTGAATTCGTAACCGACTGCAGAGGAATCAACTCATAATCGCGACGATTGATCTTTCCATCAACAATCCCTAACGTAAGTTTGCCTACATTTCTCAATCCCGATCCGGCTTGAACAATCATAACATCATTCACCATCATGGCCTTAGTCATTGTAGTATGAGAATGACCGCCAATAATCACATCAAATTCGGGCATCTCTTTTGCCAGGGGTTCATCGGTTTCAACACCTAAATGAGTCAAACCAATCAACATTCCATACTCTTGTTTAAGGTATTTGTATTTTAGTGCTTGCTGCAGTCCATCTGTAAATCTCAGGCCTTCCAGCTTTGAAGGATGCGAATCAGGTAGACCATTTTCACCTAATTGAATAACGCCCAATACTGGTATCCTGATTCCCCCGGCTTCAAGTATATAGAAGGGTTCAGGCTGTTTGAAAACAGCGTTGGAAGCATCGATATTACAGCTAATAAAAGGGAAAGCGGCCTGCTTAATTCTTGCATTCAGCTTATCCTGCCCCAGGTCAAATTCATGATTGCCCAGAGCAGAGAGATTGAATCCGCATTGGTTCATCAGGTCGATCATTGGAAAACCTTTATCTTCTACCATATCAACTACCGGGTTACCAGTGAAATTATCCCCGGCAGCAAAAAGGAATACAAAAGGATGTATCTTTCTCAGACTGTCAGCCAGGTAGGCAAGCTTACCCATATTATCGATCTTTGCATGCATATCATTGGTATGCAGAATGATGATTTCAGTTTCTTTCGAAGCAGCTTGTCCAAAAGTGCCAGCTGGGATTATTGCAATTCCTGCAAGTAATATCCAAACAAGAAAGTTTTGAATTTTCATAGGATTTTGATTCTTTTCAATGTTAAACGCTGTCCATTTGCCAGGGAGCCATCAAGGTCTGTAAGGTTTCCAAACCGGTCAAAGATAGCCATTTTACCCTGTTTTACCAGATTGAATGACCTTTGAGAATAGGCAAGTAAGGCGTCCTGCACGCGCGCACCCATAAATATTTCCAATTCCTTTTTATTAATGAAGACTTTCATAACCATGCATAACCAATAATTTTGAACTGGAATCCTTAAGTAATGTACCCTCAATAATATCAACATTTTCGATCAGCACAACCCCGGGGTGTTTTCCTTTTTCAAAACTTCCCAGGCTGTCAAAACCAAAGAACTTAGCACCATTCATTGTTGCCCAGGAGAGCACTTCACAAAAAGGGATATCAGGAAAAAATTCCTGCAGGGTTTTCATCTCATCCAGCATCTGCAAAGAATCATTGGAGGCAAGACTGTCTGTCCCGAGTAAAATATTGCACCCCATTCGTCTGAACAAATCAACTAGTGGCAATCGATTCTCGATATAAAGGTTTGCATTGGGACAGAGGCACCAGGCTGCATTCACAAAATTTTTCAGTGCGAAATCTATATCCTGTTCCTCACTGAAGGTATTATGCACCAGTAAAATAGAAGCCTGAGCATCCAGATCACCGGCAATACTTTCCAGGGGACGTTTTCCGGTAGCTTCGAACTTTCGGATACCCGGGTTAAACAATTGTCGTCGATCTGCAATTGGACCTTCCCCGGACTTAAAAAACAGATTTTCCTGTTCACTCTCCTGGTGATGAATCGAGAAAATGCCTGATGGATTTCCCTCTTTCATGATTAGCTGAAAAAGGTCGGAAGACACGGAGTAGGTAGCATGAGGAGTGACAGATGATCGGGAATTCCGTTTCAGGCCGCGAAAAACCTGATTAAGAACCTTTATCTTTTCAAAAGCAAGATCAGCTCTAACCGGGTCGGATGCAAAGACTTCAGAAAAGGTATGAAAGAGTGTGGCAGATTTCTCCTTGAAATCTGCTGTGATATCTGAATTGGAGATATCCCCTACTGCGACAATGCCGGATTCAAGCATACTTTTTCCGGTGGTTTCAATCATCAGCAAAGCCTGATCACGGCTCACATCTTTTCTTAATATTTCGAGCTGCTGCACAAATCCATCCAACCCACCATGAGGTTCAATCATTTCTTTTGCCCAGGAAAGCTCCAGATGGCAATGAGCATTAACGAAACCGGGACAAAGGAACCCTTTGAATCTCTCTACAGGAATCACTTCTAAATCAATATTTTCCGGGCTAAGCAAGTCCTGAATTTTCCCATAATCATCTAATACCAGTATCCCATCCCGAATTGGGGAATCATGAATTGGGAAAATGATATCAGCAGAAAGGAACCTCATGATTCTGATTGATTAATCACAAATGTAGCGATAATCCATTTCTCAGGAACGAACAAAATCCTTCAGGGATACCGGGAGTAGTAACTTTCAGTCAGTTTATCTGATCGCAATCCTATTACGCTTTGGGATTATTCCTTATTAAATCATCATTTAAACCCTTATTAATAAGTTATCCCTATTTTTGCAGATTAAAGCTTTTTAATGAAAGATCCAAGATTAGTAACAGGGTTCTCCAGGTTGACCAA
Encoded proteins:
- a CDS encoding amidohydrolase family protein is translated as MRFLSADIIFPIHDSPIRDGILVLDDYGKIQDLLSPENIDLEVIPVERFKGFLCPGFVNAHCHLELSWAKEMIEPHGGLDGFVQQLEILRKDVSRDQALLMIETTGKSMLESGIVAVGDISNSDITADFKEKSATLFHTFSEVFASDPVRADLAFEKIKVLNQVFRGLKRNSRSSVTPHATYSVSSDLFQLIMKEGNPSGIFSIHHQESEQENLFFKSGEGPIADRRQLFNPGIRKFEATGKRPLESIAGDLDAQASILLVHNTFSEEQDIDFALKNFVNAAWCLCPNANLYIENRLPLVDLFRRMGCNILLGTDSLASNDSLQMLDEMKTLQEFFPDIPFCEVLSWATMNGAKFFGFDSLGSFEKGKHPGVVLIENVDIIEGTLLKDSSSKLLVMHGYESLH
- a CDS encoding bifunctional metallophosphatase/5'-nucleotidase, with translation MKIQNFLVWILLAGIAIIPAGTFGQAASKETEIIILHTNDMHAKIDNMGKLAYLADSLRKIHPFVFLFAAGDNFTGNPVVDMVEDKGFPMIDLMNQCGFNLSALGNHEFDLGQDKLNARIKQAAFPFISCNIDASNAVFKQPEPFYILEAGGIRIPVLGVIQLGENGLPDSHPSKLEGLRFTDGLQQALKYKYLKQEYGMLIGLTHLGVETDEPLAKEMPEFDVIIGGHSHTTMTKAMMVNDVMIVQAGSGLRNVGKLTLGIVDGKINRRDYELIPLQSVTNSKPEVQALIDQYNDNKELNVIIGFAEKPIAGEDELGSLMTDAITSQLKLDIAFQNTGGIRISSIPEGEIRLKDVYKLDPFGNLIVIYKMNVDEMTSLICNAYNREKSIDLEVSGITYEVILDEKGSCVGVEMKDMNGKILDPVKDYSVGLNSYISASYKFDHRDPGNSTFTTGAQTLIDFIKEKKTLNYSGVKRVGLKK